In a single window of the Olivibacter sp. SDN3 genome:
- a CDS encoding formylglycine-generating enzyme family protein, whose product MKKYKSIACISIIFLSACNTGNERRVDEQDSVAMCVSEGMPSRVAAVKNVQNEILLGADDGKMVLIKGGDFRMGSTEFADAQPIHDVTISDFWMDEHEVTNAQFAKFVEATGYITVAERALNPEDFPGVSRDLLVPGSAVFSPPEEQVNLNNHLQWWKYVPGASWRHPKGPGSTIEDNDPVVHVSYEDAEAFAKWAGKRLPTEAEWEYAARAGKKDQTFYWGNDLKPDGKWVANVYQGNFPTKNTGEDGFEETAPVKSFPANAFGLYDMDGNVWEWCSDYYRPDTYKNSVKDNPKGPSDSYDPTEPGLVKRVQRGGSFLCNEQYCERYKAGSRGKGEVSSASNNLGFRCVSDQAPEAE is encoded by the coding sequence ATGAAAAAATATAAATCTATAGCATGTATCAGCATCATTTTTCTCTCGGCATGTAATACGGGAAACGAACGTAGGGTTGATGAGCAGGATTCTGTTGCCATGTGCGTGTCTGAAGGAATGCCTTCGCGTGTAGCGGCCGTGAAGAATGTGCAAAACGAAATTCTTTTAGGTGCTGATGATGGAAAGATGGTGTTGATAAAAGGAGGTGATTTCCGAATGGGATCAACGGAATTTGCCGATGCTCAGCCTATACATGACGTAACTATAAGCGATTTTTGGATGGATGAGCATGAAGTTACCAATGCGCAGTTTGCTAAATTTGTGGAGGCTACAGGATATATCACTGTAGCTGAACGGGCATTAAATCCCGAGGACTTTCCGGGTGTTTCAAGAGACTTGTTAGTCCCGGGGTCGGCAGTATTTAGCCCGCCAGAAGAGCAGGTGAACTTAAATAATCACCTACAGTGGTGGAAATATGTGCCTGGCGCCTCTTGGAGACATCCAAAAGGTCCCGGAAGTACTATTGAGGACAATGACCCAGTAGTGCATGTTAGCTATGAAGATGCGGAAGCATTTGCTAAATGGGCGGGGAAAAGATTACCAACCGAGGCGGAGTGGGAATATGCTGCACGCGCTGGAAAAAAAGATCAGACATTTTATTGGGGGAATGACCTTAAACCTGACGGTAAGTGGGTTGCTAATGTATATCAAGGAAATTTTCCGACTAAAAATACAGGAGAAGATGGTTTTGAAGAAACGGCACCAGTAAAATCGTTTCCGGCAAATGCCTTTGGACTGTACGATATGGATGGCAACGTTTGGGAATGGTGTTCAGATTACTATAGACCAGACACCTATAAGAATTCGGTGAAGGATAATCCCAAAGGACCTTCCGATAGTTACGATCCTACAGAGCCGGGGCTCGTAAAGCGCGTACAGAGAGGGGGTTCTTTTTTATGTAATGAGCAGTATTGCGAACGTTACAAAGCCGGAAGCCGAGGCAAAGGCGAGGTGAGTAGTGCCAGCAATAACCTGGGTTTTAGATGTGTGAGTGATCAAGCGCCTGAGGCAGAGTAA
- a CDS encoding DUF4833 domain-containing protein produces the protein MNSSLYLFIAVSLCYTKLTAQEHSKQVDTAALPVPNEKGQLFYLQRDPNTNTVVYTLNKKNGKIDESNPVNAYWILYEEDGERKNLSFIQKKLAYGIQHKKLANDEFEINLTSCKKVPLRLAYCPESAQYEAFASINNKQTIIDRIFVRINGGSLFKPNIDYIELIGRESKSGKGVKHILEMD, from the coding sequence ATGAATTCATCTCTTTATTTATTTATCGCAGTATCGCTCTGCTACACAAAATTAACAGCGCAGGAGCATAGCAAACAAGTGGATACAGCTGCCTTGCCAGTTCCAAACGAGAAGGGTCAATTATTCTATCTCCAGCGGGATCCTAATACCAATACTGTTGTTTACACGCTCAATAAAAAGAATGGTAAAATTGACGAAAGCAATCCAGTTAACGCCTATTGGATTCTCTACGAAGAGGATGGTGAACGGAAAAACCTTTCTTTTATCCAGAAAAAACTCGCCTATGGTATACAACATAAAAAACTTGCCAACGACGAATTTGAGATCAATCTGACATCTTGCAAAAAAGTACCTCTACGGCTCGCCTATTGCCCGGAGAGTGCACAATACGAGGCTTTCGCCTCTATAAATAACAAGCAGACAATAATAGACAGGATATTTGTAAGGATCAATGGAGGTAGTTTATTCAAACCGAATATTGATTATATTGAATTAATTGGGCGTGAAAGCAAGTCCGGCAAAGGCGTTAAACATATCCTAGAAATGGACTAA
- a CDS encoding sterol desaturase family protein, with amino-acid sequence MIEFIESIFTNLNTWGLPVLTLIIGVFEFSFGLYGKEWNRNEKMLDIACYALPRLATRPLVAYFGLKFLPYILPYAKDAFDWIPFFWGFVIICVYDDLTQYWYHRLHHEIPWLWRFHRTHHSAPYMGMAMASRQNMIYTIFFSQTYLTTLLVYLGLGYPALFARGIKSLITKMAHSSIKWDRPLYEKKWLHPIAWVLERTISTPATHHAHHADRTDDGVGYYKGNFGNMFFIWDIIFGTALITRKYPKTYGISHYEGDEWYAQLLWPIFKSKVKGSELAANGPVVRQDVKDTNEVAVAEKNTETSFGTDAISSGLT; translated from the coding sequence ATGATAGAATTTATAGAATCAATTTTTACGAACCTCAATACTTGGGGGTTGCCGGTACTGACACTGATTATAGGTGTTTTTGAATTTTCGTTTGGCCTTTACGGTAAGGAATGGAACCGAAACGAAAAAATGTTGGATATAGCTTGTTACGCCCTGCCTCGATTGGCTACCCGACCATTAGTAGCCTATTTTGGCTTAAAGTTTTTGCCTTATATTCTTCCCTATGCAAAAGATGCTTTTGACTGGATACCTTTCTTTTGGGGTTTTGTTATTATCTGCGTTTACGATGATTTGACACAATATTGGTATCATCGCCTACATCACGAAATTCCGTGGTTATGGAGGTTCCATAGAACGCATCATTCGGCACCTTACATGGGAATGGCAATGGCTTCCAGACAGAATATGATCTATACCATTTTCTTTTCGCAAACGTATTTGACAACCTTATTGGTTTATTTAGGATTGGGATATCCAGCTTTATTTGCGAGGGGTATCAAATCGCTCATAACAAAAATGGCACATTCGAGTATTAAATGGGATAGGCCTCTTTATGAAAAAAAGTGGTTGCATCCAATTGCATGGGTTCTGGAAAGAACGATTTCTACACCTGCGACACATCATGCGCATCATGCAGATAGGACCGATGATGGTGTTGGATATTACAAAGGAAATTTTGGAAATATGTTTTTTATATGGGATATTATTTTTGGAACAGCCTTAATTACACGTAAATATCCAAAAACATATGGCATTTCACATTATGAAGGTGATGAATGGTATGCACAATTACTTTGGCCAATCTTTAAATCAAAAGTTAAGGGAAGTGAATTGGCTGCGAATGGGCCTGTTGTAAGGCAAGACGTAAAAGATACCAACGAGGTAGCGGTTGCCGAAAAAAACACGGAAACTTCTTTTGGTACAGATGCTATTTCATCAGGGCTTACGTAA
- a CDS encoding thioredoxin domain-containing protein, whose amino-acid sequence MKKLIMMMLLLSAQSMVSGQQQTKKTLIPFVDFEQKLEAQAGEAQILDARSYEEYQQNHVKGAVNVVDEEQLSAVVKQLNKEKPVFVYSIGNGRSGKLAVLLQELGFGEVYEFPGGLSKWIGKGKPVESTVDEGLSLADFQEQVKADQLVLVDVGSRYCGGCQKLKPVVAEVVSEHSDVFKLVDIEAYDNKQLIKELAVEALPTLILYKENEVVWKKTGLSSKEEIVNQLNKHKL is encoded by the coding sequence ATGAAAAAGTTAATTATGATGATGTTGTTGCTATCGGCACAAAGTATGGTGTCTGGACAACAGCAAACCAAAAAGACATTAATCCCCTTTGTCGATTTTGAGCAAAAATTGGAAGCCCAAGCGGGCGAAGCACAGATCTTAGATGCACGTTCTTACGAAGAGTACCAACAGAATCACGTGAAAGGCGCTGTAAACGTCGTAGATGAAGAACAATTAAGCGCTGTTGTAAAACAACTTAATAAAGAGAAACCTGTGTTTGTCTATTCGATAGGTAATGGGAGGAGCGGAAAGTTAGCTGTTCTTTTGCAAGAGCTTGGTTTTGGGGAGGTGTATGAATTTCCAGGAGGACTCAGCAAATGGATCGGGAAAGGAAAGCCAGTAGAATCAACGGTGGATGAGGGACTTTCACTTGCTGATTTTCAAGAGCAGGTGAAAGCTGATCAATTGGTGTTGGTGGATGTAGGATCCCGCTATTGCGGAGGATGCCAAAAACTAAAGCCAGTAGTGGCAGAGGTTGTTAGCGAACATTCAGATGTATTCAAATTGGTCGATATCGAGGCGTATGATAATAAGCAATTGATAAAAGAGTTAGCTGTTGAAGCTTTGCCAACACTTATTCTTTACAAAGAAAATGAAGTGGTGTGGAAGAAAACTGGTTTATCCTCTAAGGAGGAGATTGTTAATCAGTTAAATAAACATAAACTTTAA
- a CDS encoding YeiH family protein, translating into MRQENVVNELEVPEEDLSAELQNLPKKNYLTEDWTVVILGAIIIVSAIAGLHISAPQYKWSDLSGLLAVFSLENSQRLLLQFLFTFAILIFGALLTGRKVAPYLKGFPVVFILTVVALLFAGNASMEELGLEAVIFSLCIGLLIGNTVKLPVWLKESLSAELLVKIGLVLLGTSVIFSDILKAGSLGLIQSLVVVLSVWYFAFWLCKKFKIDEELGLMLSSAVSICGVSAAIATSGAIQGDSKKLSYVVSMVLITAVPMMIGMPYIASYFGFSEEVTGAWLGGSIDTSGAVVASGSLVGETALKISTIVKFSQNVLLGVAALAISIYWTYTNHPAGQQPGTKPGLGVIWERFPKFVLGFIAASLLFSFVLSEDTIATVKGDIKSIQSLWFALAFTSIGLETNFKELIKENSKRPFWVFLIAQLFNIIITLILAFLLFG; encoded by the coding sequence ATGCGTCAAGAAAATGTGGTAAATGAACTTGAAGTTCCGGAAGAAGACCTATCTGCAGAATTACAGAATCTGCCTAAAAAGAATTATTTAACAGAAGACTGGACCGTAGTCATCTTGGGAGCTATTATCATCGTTTCGGCAATTGCCGGCTTACATATCAGTGCTCCCCAGTATAAATGGTCTGATCTAAGTGGTTTACTAGCTGTATTTTCTTTGGAAAATTCACAACGATTATTGTTACAGTTTCTATTTACATTTGCCATACTCATTTTTGGAGCTTTGCTAACGGGAAGAAAAGTGGCTCCATATCTAAAGGGCTTTCCTGTTGTTTTTATATTGACAGTGGTTGCATTACTGTTTGCGGGAAACGCCAGTATGGAGGAGTTGGGGCTAGAAGCGGTAATCTTTAGCTTATGTATAGGTTTATTAATAGGAAATACCGTGAAATTACCTGTTTGGTTAAAGGAGTCCTTATCAGCGGAACTTTTGGTGAAGATCGGGTTGGTTCTGTTGGGTACCAGTGTCATTTTTTCAGATATTTTAAAGGCTGGGTCTTTGGGACTTATACAATCGTTAGTGGTGGTTTTATCCGTATGGTATTTTGCTTTTTGGCTGTGCAAAAAATTTAAAATAGATGAAGAACTGGGCTTGATGCTGTCGAGTGCTGTTTCTATATGCGGTGTTTCAGCCGCTATTGCTACCTCGGGTGCCATTCAGGGAGATTCAAAAAAATTGTCGTATGTAGTGTCTATGGTATTAATCACGGCTGTTCCAATGATGATCGGTATGCCTTATATTGCTAGTTATTTTGGTTTTTCTGAAGAGGTGACAGGTGCTTGGTTAGGAGGAAGTATAGATACGTCAGGAGCAGTGGTTGCGTCTGGTTCGCTTGTTGGAGAGACTGCATTAAAAATCAGTACTATTGTAAAATTTTCACAAAATGTTCTTTTAGGTGTGGCCGCCCTGGCTATCTCAATTTATTGGACTTACACTAACCACCCTGCTGGCCAGCAACCGGGTACCAAACCGGGTTTAGGTGTTATTTGGGAGCGGTTTCCTAAGTTTGTTCTGGGATTTATTGCAGCATCTTTATTATTCTCTTTTGTTTTGAGCGAAGACACCATAGCGACTGTAAAAGGAGACATAAAGAGTATACAAAGTCTTTGGTTTGCACTGGCTTTTACAAGTATTGGATTGGAGACAAATTTTAAGGAGTTAATAAAAGAAAACAGCAAACGTCCTTTTTGGGTGTTTCTTATAGCCCAGTTATTCAATATTATTATTACGTTGATTCTTGCGTTTTTACTCTTTGGATAG
- a CDS encoding RagB/SusD family nutrient uptake outer membrane protein encodes MKSVNNLLIILSLFCLVSCKKFLEEEPAAIISDNQFYNTQEDAVNAVNAVYFLLNAGGLQTPYNTLFNTGMNMAGDDEDPGPGATNPDVRSLSVLAHSSTNLRVYEIWQQHYAAIKKANVALEKIPEIEFDEQLKNRLLGEAKFLRALYYFNLVRLYGGVPLIIENQEFIDANDYAVAKSTAAEVYTQIETDLKEAADVLPPSYSSPDVGRATAGAAKALLAKVYLTKASLPLNIQLHYEDAVRTAEEALSPQDGGSGEYGYDLIENYAEVFLPAHKNGVEHIFSAQFKSNSLNQGNSEMLRAILGGIPGLRGTYAHMVRFYREGEDNYFSIFKLFSPQDKRKYVTFVTHFNSPTNNQQYGLPINNPAVPQDSTPFFNKLWDPNSLAVTSESAANVAIIRYADLLLIHAEAENELNGPTPKAYRSLNRVRNRAGLPDLTAGLTKDQFRDSVYFDRRLELTFEYQRWFDLIRQKDASGSGVLVRNLHKVGKTNAADKHYLYPIPQSEIDNNHLLEQNPEWN; translated from the coding sequence ATGAAATCTGTTAATAATCTCTTAATTATACTATCCCTTTTTTGCCTTGTTTCTTGCAAAAAGTTTTTGGAAGAAGAACCTGCGGCGATCATTTCGGATAATCAATTTTATAATACACAGGAGGATGCAGTAAATGCTGTGAATGCCGTGTATTTTCTTCTGAATGCGGGCGGTTTGCAAACGCCTTATAATACCTTATTCAATACAGGGATGAATATGGCGGGAGACGATGAAGATCCCGGGCCGGGAGCGACGAATCCGGACGTTCGCTCACTTTCTGTGTTAGCGCACTCTTCCACAAATCTACGGGTTTATGAAATTTGGCAGCAACATTATGCCGCGATAAAAAAAGCGAATGTAGCACTGGAGAAAATTCCAGAGATTGAATTCGATGAACAGCTGAAAAACCGGCTGCTCGGAGAGGCGAAGTTTTTACGCGCGCTATATTATTTCAATTTGGTTCGACTATACGGTGGTGTGCCCTTAATTATTGAAAATCAGGAGTTCATAGATGCAAATGATTATGCTGTTGCCAAATCAACCGCCGCTGAAGTTTATACGCAGATCGAAACCGATTTGAAAGAAGCTGCCGACGTTTTGCCGCCATCTTATTCTTCGCCAGACGTAGGTAGAGCGACTGCGGGAGCAGCTAAAGCGCTGTTAGCGAAAGTGTATCTCACCAAAGCTTCCCTACCATTAAATATCCAGTTGCACTATGAAGACGCTGTCCGTACGGCAGAAGAGGCGCTTTCTCCACAGGATGGTGGTAGTGGTGAATATGGTTATGACTTGATCGAGAACTATGCGGAAGTTTTTTTACCGGCACATAAAAATGGTGTAGAACATATTTTTTCTGCACAGTTCAAGTCTAATTCCCTTAATCAGGGAAATAGTGAGATGCTACGGGCTATCTTAGGTGGAATACCAGGTTTAAGAGGGACTTATGCACATATGGTGCGTTTCTATAGGGAGGGTGAAGACAACTATTTTAGTATATTTAAATTGTTTTCACCACAAGATAAGCGTAAGTACGTTACTTTCGTTACTCATTTTAACAGTCCGACCAACAATCAGCAGTACGGTCTACCTATAAATAATCCTGCCGTTCCGCAGGATTCTACACCATTTTTCAATAAACTATGGGATCCCAATTCATTAGCTGTAACCAGCGAATCTGCTGCAAATGTAGCTATTATAAGATACGCCGATTTATTGTTGATCCATGCAGAGGCGGAAAATGAATTAAACGGCCCGACACCAAAGGCCTACCGTTCATTAAATCGCGTGAGAAATAGGGCCGGACTACCAGATCTCACTGCAGGTCTTACAAAAGATCAATTTCGGGATTCGGTCTATTTCGACAGACGGCTTGAACTGACATTTGAATATCAGCGCTGGTTTGACCTGATTAGACAGAAAGATGCTTCGGGGAGCGGTGTTTTAGTTAGAAATCTGCATAAAGTTGGCAAGACCAATGCTGCCGATAAGCATTATTTATACCCTATACCGCAATCGGAAATAGACAATAATCATCTGTTGGAGCAAAACCCGGAGTGGAATTAA
- a CDS encoding S41 family peptidase yields MSPETKKNLLTAATYAGVLFVGLLLGQSFENENARTSNTLLPTVLVDRNGKLQRLIQIVQDKYVDIVGVDTLQDYAIKEVLSNLDPHSTYMPPALAKAMGEDLNGSFDGIGVEYYRLQDTLMITSVTPGGPAQKAGVKIGDKLIGVDDRPIAGEYMKEQEVAARVRGKRGTTVNLWINRTGEDLPEPIKVTRDKIVVSSIDAAYIIDTAIAYIKIKRFGAQTANDFRDNLKRMKQYGVDKLILDLRENGGGYLRSATALASEFFKGKELLVYTQGANETRREYYSNGNGIFSEGKLVVLIDEKSASASEIVAGAVQDLDRGIVLGRRSFGKGLVQDQFDFDDGSAVNLTIARYYTPSGRCIQKSYKDGVESYFNEISRRYSSGELTRDTATNTIDTTLFRGALYHTSSGRPIYGGGGIMPDIYVPVDSLGANSFYKKVIKENIINDYVYTNLVTTPPDFSIDHYMDHYTLPRNTYSDFVELSRNRGIEVSDKETAVAQKLIEADMKALVARFFFGGEAFFRIRNEADRMLTRAIETLKR; encoded by the coding sequence ATGAGCCCTGAAACTAAAAAAAATTTACTTACTGCCGCTACTTATGCTGGGGTACTCTTTGTGGGTTTATTGTTGGGTCAAAGTTTTGAGAATGAAAATGCCCGAACAAGTAATACACTACTACCTACAGTTTTGGTCGATAGGAACGGGAAACTTCAGCGTCTTATACAAATTGTTCAAGATAAATACGTAGATATAGTTGGTGTAGATACCTTGCAGGATTATGCAATTAAGGAAGTCTTATCTAATTTAGACCCACATTCAACTTATATGCCGCCCGCTTTGGCTAAAGCAATGGGAGAGGATCTGAACGGGAGTTTTGATGGTATAGGTGTAGAATATTATAGACTTCAAGATACCCTCATGATTACTTCGGTAACACCTGGTGGGCCTGCGCAGAAAGCCGGCGTAAAAATAGGTGATAAGTTAATCGGTGTAGACGATAGACCTATCGCTGGGGAGTATATGAAAGAGCAGGAAGTAGCTGCAAGAGTCAGAGGAAAAAGAGGTACAACGGTAAATCTTTGGATTAATAGAACGGGAGAAGATTTGCCAGAACCAATTAAAGTAACCCGCGACAAAATAGTAGTGAGCAGTATCGATGCTGCTTATATTATTGATACGGCGATTGCGTATATCAAAATAAAACGCTTTGGTGCGCAAACTGCAAATGATTTCAGAGATAATTTAAAAAGAATGAAACAGTATGGTGTAGATAAGCTTATACTTGATCTTCGGGAGAATGGTGGGGGGTATCTCCGATCTGCTACAGCTCTAGCCAGTGAGTTTTTTAAAGGAAAGGAACTTCTGGTGTATACACAGGGAGCAAATGAAACACGTCGAGAATACTATTCTAATGGGAACGGTATTTTTAGTGAGGGAAAATTGGTTGTGTTAATTGACGAGAAGTCGGCGTCTGCAAGTGAAATTGTTGCAGGTGCTGTGCAAGATCTCGACCGTGGTATTGTGCTAGGTAGACGTTCCTTCGGAAAAGGACTGGTACAGGATCAATTTGATTTTGATGATGGGTCTGCCGTTAATCTAACAATCGCTAGGTATTATACGCCATCAGGGAGATGTATACAAAAATCATACAAAGATGGTGTCGAAAGCTATTTTAATGAGATTAGTAGACGATATAGTTCGGGAGAACTGACGAGAGACACAGCTACGAATACAATTGATACGACGCTATTTAGAGGAGCATTATACCATACTTCATCTGGTCGGCCTATTTATGGAGGCGGAGGGATTATGCCTGATATTTATGTGCCCGTTGATAGCCTGGGAGCCAATAGTTTTTATAAAAAGGTAATCAAAGAAAATATAATTAACGATTATGTATACACGAATTTGGTGACCACCCCACCAGATTTTTCCATCGATCATTACATGGACCATTATACACTGCCGCGAAATACCTATAGTGATTTCGTTGAGCTATCACGAAATAGGGGTATTGAAGTTAGTGATAAAGAAACAGCAGTTGCGCAAAAATTAATCGAAGCTGATATGAAAGCGTTAGTTGCTCGTTTTTTCTTTGGAGGAGAAGCCTTTTTTAGGATTAGAAATGAGGCCGACCGGATGCTCACTAGAGCTATAGAGACATTAAAACGATAG
- a CDS encoding arylsulfatase: MKKSIILGVCLGTLLTPGYLGAQNITQQQETFKGIIGEQYKDSKESWTDPVKAPEGAPNVVWILLDDVGFGAASAFGGLIPTPTFDSLANNGLRYTNFHTAAICAPTRAALLTGRNHHRVHEGGFSHKWASFGFPGWDGRIPSDKGTIAEILRENGYNTFAVGKYGLTPDQDATDAGPFDRWPSGKGFDHFFGFLGSATDQYKPDLVEDNAHVDPDGRHLSEQITDKAISFIDRQKKADPAKPFFLYYSPAAVHSPHQVEKKWRDLYKGKFDDGWDVYREEVFERQKKLGLIPANATLPARNPYIKAWNDLSDDAKKVYTRFFEVYAGYLTYTDYEVGRLIDHLQSINQLDNTLILLVIGDNGGSKEGTQYGTIKRAPATALLQEQSEEEAIKAHLENFDLIGTPEATNGNYPLGWAQATNTPFKYWKQDAHAEGGTRNPLIVFYPKTIKEKGGLRHQYGYVNDLLPTTLEFLNIEAPTYIRGIKQDSIQTSLFYSFNDKEAPSQHLVQYYYIFGSRAIYKDGWKASLAFKIDENKGGRIRNVSFDDPANIDWQLYHLDEDFNEQNDLSKQHPEKLEELKALFDEEAKVNNVYPLINWDDVVDRRSTETK; the protein is encoded by the coding sequence ATGAAAAAATCAATCATTTTGGGTGTTTGCTTAGGCACACTGCTAACCCCCGGTTATCTGGGTGCACAAAATATTACGCAGCAGCAAGAGACCTTTAAAGGAATAATCGGTGAGCAATATAAGGATTCTAAGGAATCTTGGACGGATCCGGTCAAAGCACCGGAAGGTGCACCAAACGTAGTTTGGATTCTCTTGGACGATGTAGGTTTTGGAGCAGCAAGTGCTTTCGGTGGGTTAATTCCTACACCCACCTTTGATAGTTTGGCAAATAATGGACTGAGGTATACGAATTTTCATACTGCAGCGATTTGTGCTCCCACGAGAGCGGCATTATTAACTGGTCGTAATCACCATCGGGTGCATGAAGGTGGTTTTTCTCATAAATGGGCATCTTTTGGTTTTCCTGGTTGGGATGGTAGAATCCCTTCTGACAAAGGCACCATTGCCGAAATTTTGCGAGAAAATGGTTACAATACGTTTGCTGTAGGAAAATACGGACTAACACCGGATCAGGACGCCACCGATGCCGGTCCCTTTGATAGGTGGCCATCCGGTAAAGGCTTTGACCATTTTTTTGGTTTCTTAGGATCTGCAACGGACCAATACAAACCGGATTTAGTGGAGGATAATGCACATGTGGACCCTGATGGTCGGCATCTCAGTGAACAAATTACGGATAAAGCGATCAGTTTTATTGATCGTCAAAAGAAAGCTGACCCAGCTAAACCGTTCTTTTTATATTATTCGCCTGCTGCAGTCCATTCGCCACATCAGGTAGAAAAGAAATGGCGTGATCTCTATAAAGGTAAATTTGACGATGGCTGGGATGTTTATCGTGAAGAGGTGTTTGAGCGCCAAAAGAAATTAGGGCTTATCCCGGCCAATGCTACTTTGCCCGCCCGTAACCCATATATTAAAGCGTGGAATGACCTTTCAGATGACGCAAAAAAAGTATATACACGTTTCTTTGAGGTCTATGCCGGATATTTAACGTATACCGATTATGAGGTGGGAAGATTAATTGATCATCTGCAATCGATCAATCAATTAGATAATACCTTAATACTTTTGGTGATAGGCGACAATGGCGGGAGCAAAGAAGGAACCCAATATGGGACGATCAAGCGTGCACCGGCAACAGCCCTTTTACAAGAACAATCAGAAGAAGAAGCTATTAAAGCGCATCTAGAAAATTTCGACTTGATAGGTACGCCAGAGGCAACTAATGGAAACTATCCTCTAGGATGGGCCCAGGCCACGAATACACCCTTTAAATATTGGAAACAGGATGCGCATGCCGAAGGAGGTACGCGCAATCCCCTGATTGTTTTCTATCCTAAAACGATTAAGGAGAAAGGCGGTTTAAGGCATCAATATGGATATGTGAACGATTTACTTCCTACAACTTTGGAGTTCCTGAATATCGAAGCTCCAACATATATCAGGGGCATCAAACAAGATAGCATACAAACTTCTTTATTTTACTCGTTTAATGATAAAGAGGCCCCTTCACAACATTTAGTGCAATATTATTACATTTTTGGTTCTCGGGCAATATATAAGGATGGGTGGAAAGCCAGTCTAGCTTTTAAAATAGATGAAAATAAAGGAGGAAGAATACGTAATGTTAGCTTCGATGATCCGGCTAATATTGACTGGCAATTATACCATCTCGACGAGGACTTTAATGAACAAAATGACCTTTCAAAGCAGCATCCGGAAAAGCTGGAAGAACTGAAAGCGCTATTCGACGAGGAAGCGAAAGTAAACAATGTGTATCCATTAATTAATTGGGATGACGTGGTAGATAGGCGCAGTACGGAAACAAAATAG